A window of the Lactobacillus gasseri ATCC 33323 = JCM 1131 genome harbors these coding sequences:
- a CDS encoding cysteine desulfurase family protein, with translation MTRKNVYLDNAATTPMDPKVIEKISSEMTNDFGNASSQHAFGRKARQVVEAARHQLAETINAEDKEINFTSGGSESNNTAIFGTARARKNIGKKIITTRIEHPSVLNPMKRLAQEGYEIVYLDVDESGHISLEDLKRELTPDTILVSIMAVNNEVGSIMPLKEIGELVKDSNAYFHVDDVQGFGNIEIDVKDMNIDLLSTSAHKVNGPKFLGFLYEKNGLKVSNLLLGGEQELKRRPGTENVPGIAGFGVAAQELREMDKKQLQENYRKFQQIILDELDKNDIDYEINGSLKGAVSHHVLNLWLKGVGTYSALTNLDLNGYAVSGGSACTAGSLNPSHVLEAMYGENSPRIEESIRISFGRFTTAEEVKGFADSLVKMCQRLSK, from the coding sequence ATGACTAGAAAAAATGTATATTTGGATAATGCGGCTACTACTCCGATGGATCCAAAAGTAATTGAAAAAATTAGTAGTGAGATGACCAATGATTTTGGAAATGCTTCTAGTCAACATGCATTTGGACGTAAGGCACGTCAAGTGGTTGAAGCAGCTCGTCACCAACTAGCAGAAACAATCAATGCGGAAGATAAAGAAATCAATTTTACTAGTGGTGGATCTGAAAGTAATAATACTGCAATTTTTGGAACAGCACGTGCTAGAAAGAATATTGGCAAGAAAATAATTACTACTAGGATTGAGCATCCTTCTGTTTTGAACCCAATGAAACGTTTAGCTCAAGAGGGGTATGAAATTGTCTATCTTGATGTAGATGAAAGTGGACATATTAGTTTGGAAGACTTAAAGAGAGAATTAACGCCGGATACTATTTTAGTTTCAATAATGGCAGTCAATAATGAAGTTGGTTCAATCATGCCTCTAAAAGAAATCGGTGAATTAGTTAAAGATTCAAATGCTTATTTCCACGTAGATGATGTGCAAGGATTTGGAAATATTGAAATTGATGTTAAGGATATGAATATTGATTTATTATCCACTTCTGCTCATAAGGTTAATGGACCTAAATTTTTGGGCTTTCTTTATGAAAAAAATGGCTTAAAGGTAAGTAACCTTCTTTTAGGAGGGGAGCAGGAACTAAAGCGTCGTCCAGGAACTGAGAACGTTCCAGGAATTGCTGGCTTTGGCGTAGCTGCCCAAGAATTGAGAGAAATGGACAAAAAGCAGCTTCAGGAAAATTATCGAAAGTTTCAACAAATAATTCTTGATGAACTTGATAAAAATGATATTGATTATGAAATTAACGGCTCACTTAAGGGAGCAGTTTCTCATCACGTTTTAAACTTGTGGTTAAAGGGCGTTGGAACTTATTCTGCCTTGACTAACTTAGATTTGAATGGCTATGCAGTTTCAGGTGGATCAGCATGTACAGCTGGTTCATTAAATCCTTCTCATGTCTTAGAGGCAATGTATGGTGAAAATTCTCCTCGTATTGAAGAATCGATTCGAATTAGTTTTGGACGTTTTACTACTGCAGAGGAAGTTAAAGGTTTTGCGGATAGCCTAGTTAAAATGTGTCAACGATTAAGTAAATAA
- a CDS encoding 5'-methylthioadenosine/adenosylhomocysteine nucleosidase — MKIAIIVPMEEEAEFYKKHFKSETKEVFGTTEFDHFSINGNDIYLGLSGIGKVNAAMNLTSLLTKEDIDLVFMTGSAGSMQENVKRKDLILVDSFAYHDAHCVSAGEYVEGQIPREPARFDLNSPAREAFKKYLLSQNIDFKEGLVVTGDTFVQSEAQKDEIKKNFSDALGVEMEGAAFAQVARHFNTPLVAIRAISDNGDANADNDFDKFVKEVGAKAASVISSYLEETVLD, encoded by the coding sequence ATGAAAATTGCGATTATTGTTCCAATGGAAGAAGAGGCCGAATTTTATAAAAAGCATTTTAAGTCTGAAACTAAAGAAGTTTTTGGTACAACTGAATTTGATCACTTTTCAATTAATGGAAATGACATTTATTTAGGTCTTAGCGGAATTGGAAAAGTTAATGCGGCAATGAATTTAACCAGTTTATTAACTAAAGAAGATATTGATTTGGTATTTATGACTGGTTCTGCTGGTTCAATGCAAGAAAATGTGAAAAGAAAAGATTTAATTTTGGTAGATAGCTTTGCTTATCATGATGCACATTGTGTTAGTGCTGGCGAATACGTTGAAGGTCAAATTCCACGTGAACCAGCAAGATTTGATCTTAATAGCCCAGCACGTGAAGCATTTAAGAAGTATCTTTTAAGTCAAAATATAGACTTTAAAGAAGGTCTTGTTGTAACTGGAGATACTTTTGTACAATCTGAAGCACAAAAAGATGAAATTAAAAAGAATTTTTCTGATGCACTTGGTGTGGAAATGGAAGGAGCGGCCTTTGCCCAAGTTGCTAGACATTTCAACACACCTTTAGTTGCTATTCGCGCTATTTCAGATAATGGCGATGCTAATGCCGATAATGACTTTGATAAGTTTGTTAAAGAAGTTGGTGCTAAAGCAGCCAGCGTAATTTCATCTTATCTTGAAGAAACAGTTTTAGATTAG
- a CDS encoding NUDIX hydrolase, translated as MNLRETEISNKPVFEGRLIDLNVETISLPNGKTATREIVKHPDASAAIAINDEKKMLLVKQWREPIKQLTLEIPAGLIDETDASPLDAMKRELNEEGGYKAEYWEKVSEFYTSVGFCDEKIHLFYCDTLSKIEHKRPLDEDEFLTQEWYSLPELKQLIASGKIMDAKTVMAITFWENMILTGNQSND; from the coding sequence GTGAATCTAAGAGAAACTGAAATCTCAAACAAGCCTGTATTCGAAGGTAGGCTTATCGACTTAAACGTTGAAACTATTAGTCTACCAAATGGAAAGACAGCAACTCGTGAAATAGTTAAGCATCCCGATGCTAGTGCAGCAATTGCAATTAATGATGAGAAAAAAATGCTTCTTGTGAAGCAATGGCGTGAGCCTATCAAACAATTAACTCTAGAAATTCCTGCAGGTTTAATTGACGAAACAGATGCATCACCCCTTGATGCAATGAAAAGAGAGTTAAATGAAGAGGGCGGCTATAAGGCAGAATATTGGGAAAAGGTAAGTGAATTTTATACTTCAGTTGGATTCTGTGATGAAAAAATTCATTTATTCTATTGTGATACTTTGTCAAAAATTGAGCACAAACGTCCTCTTGATGAAGATGAGTTTCTAACTCAAGAATGGTACAGTCTTCCTGAGTTAAAACAATTAATTGCGTCAGGCAAAATTATGGATGCCAAGACTGTTATGGCAATTACATTCTGGGAAAATATGATTTTAACAGGAAACCAAAGTAATGACTGA
- a CDS encoding cold-shock protein produces MRKGTVKQFDSNSAYGFIEDDLTHSSYFVFYKSIKEEGYKKLNVGQRVRYQLAQGKKGLQCINVYVDRD; encoded by the coding sequence ATGCGTAAGGGTACTGTTAAACAATTTGATTCGAATTCTGCGTACGGATTTATTGAGGATGATCTAACGCACTCATCTTATTTTGTTTTTTATAAATCGATTAAAGAAGAAGGTTATAAAAAATTAAATGTAGGTCAAAGAGTACGTTACCAATTAGCACAAGGAAAAAAGGGTCTACAATGTATCAACGTTTATGTTGATCGTGACTAA
- the ileS gene encoding isoleucine--tRNA ligase, producing the protein MRVKDTLNLGKTKFKMRGNLPVREAQWQKEWEENKLYEQRLKLNEGKPRFDLHDGPPFANGNIHMGHSLNKISKDIIVRFKNMNGYYAPYVPGWDTHGLPVEQQLAKKGVDRKSMDRAKYRELCRQFAVEQVKKQMADFKRLGVMADWDHPYITLQPKFEAEEIRVFGEMFKKGYIYKGKKPVYWSWSSESTLAEAEVEYHDIKSPRIYVAFPIEDGKGILDSDTSLVIWTTTPWTIPSNVGITVNPKFDYVVVEVNGKKYVIGADRLSAVAEDLGWKDYKVLKTLKGTDFDRMTYRHPLYGKTGLGQYGLVMNDTYVTDDDGTGLVHNATGFGEDDYNVGRRYGLAVFGPMDAQGRFTKEVPDPDLVGMFYDDANKVVTDKLEKAGALLKLSFFTHSYPHDWRTKKPVIYRATTQWFASVDKFRDQILAEIEKANFIPSWGKTRLYNMIKDRGDWVISRQRAWGVPLPIFYAEDDTPIVTPETIEHVAQIFEKEGSNAWYTHTAKELLPEGFKSEHSPNGKFRKETDILDVWFDSGSSWAGVMKERDGLGFPADLYLEGSDQYRGWFNSSLITSVAVTGKAPYKQVLSQGFVLDDKGHKMSKSLGNVISPNDVIKQMGAEIIRLWVAGADTTSDVAVSQDILRQSAESYRKIRNTMRFMLANTTDFDPKQNSIAYPDMSGVDQYMEIKLNRLIEEAIEAYNKFDFNSVYKKVFSFISNDLSAFYLDFAKDVLYIDPEDSETRRSMQTVIYDVLVKLTKLMTPILPHTMEEVWGYLKEPEDYVQLANMPEVEHFANEDEVLADWNDFMKVRSDVLKALEEARSAKVIGKSFEAHVTLYPTEETRKLLDKLNANVRQILIVSDLTVSDDQAPENAEKLSTASVVVEHAAGEVCPRCRRTTTDVGSDSRFPELCARCAAIVAENFPEAEKEGLEK; encoded by the coding sequence ATGAGAGTCAAAGATACATTGAATTTGGGCAAAACTAAATTTAAGATGCGCGGAAATCTTCCAGTGCGTGAAGCTCAATGGCAAAAAGAATGGGAAGAAAATAAATTATATGAACAAAGATTAAAACTCAATGAAGGTAAACCTCGCTTTGACCTTCATGATGGCCCTCCATTTGCTAATGGTAATATTCATATGGGTCACTCATTAAATAAGATCTCTAAGGATATTATCGTTCGTTTCAAGAATATGAATGGTTATTATGCTCCTTATGTTCCTGGTTGGGATACGCATGGTCTTCCAGTTGAGCAACAGTTAGCTAAAAAAGGCGTTGATCGTAAAAGCATGGATCGTGCAAAGTATAGAGAACTTTGCCGTCAATTTGCTGTAGAACAAGTTAAGAAGCAAATGGCTGACTTTAAGCGCTTGGGAGTAATGGCTGATTGGGATCATCCATACATTACTTTACAACCTAAGTTTGAAGCTGAAGAAATTAGAGTATTTGGCGAAATGTTCAAAAAAGGTTACATCTACAAGGGTAAGAAGCCTGTTTATTGGTCATGGTCAAGTGAATCAACTTTGGCAGAAGCAGAAGTTGAATACCATGACATTAAGTCACCAAGAATCTATGTTGCTTTCCCAATTGAAGATGGAAAAGGAATTTTAGATTCAGATACTTCACTTGTAATTTGGACTACTACTCCTTGGACCATTCCAAGTAACGTCGGAATTACTGTAAATCCAAAATTTGATTATGTAGTTGTTGAAGTTAATGGTAAAAAGTATGTAATCGGTGCTGATCGTCTTTCAGCAGTCGCTGAGGATTTAGGTTGGAAAGACTATAAAGTCCTCAAAACCTTAAAAGGTACTGACTTCGACCGGATGACATATAGACACCCTCTATATGGTAAGACTGGTTTAGGTCAATATGGTCTAGTTATGAACGATACTTATGTTACTGATGATGATGGTACTGGTTTAGTTCACAATGCTACTGGTTTTGGTGAGGATGACTACAATGTTGGTCGTCGTTATGGCTTGGCAGTCTTTGGTCCAATGGATGCACAAGGTAGATTTACTAAAGAAGTGCCAGATCCTGACTTAGTTGGTATGTTCTATGATGATGCTAACAAAGTGGTGACTGATAAGCTTGAAAAAGCTGGTGCTCTCTTAAAGCTTAGTTTCTTCACTCACTCATACCCACATGATTGGCGTACTAAGAAACCTGTTATCTATCGGGCAACTACGCAGTGGTTTGCTTCAGTTGATAAGTTCAGAGATCAAATTTTAGCCGAAATTGAAAAGGCTAACTTCATTCCATCCTGGGGTAAAACTCGTCTTTACAATATGATTAAAGATCGTGGTGACTGGGTAATTTCTCGTCAACGTGCCTGGGGTGTTCCACTTCCAATTTTCTACGCAGAAGACGACACACCAATTGTTACTCCAGAAACAATTGAACATGTTGCTCAAATCTTTGAAAAGGAAGGCTCTAACGCTTGGTATACTCACACTGCTAAAGAATTACTTCCTGAAGGATTTAAGTCAGAGCATTCACCAAATGGTAAATTCAGAAAAGAAACTGACATTTTAGATGTTTGGTTTGATTCTGGTTCATCCTGGGCTGGTGTAATGAAAGAACGAGATGGTTTAGGATTCCCAGCAGACTTATACCTTGAAGGTAGTGATCAATACCGTGGTTGGTTTAACTCAAGTTTGATTACTTCAGTAGCTGTAACTGGCAAAGCTCCTTATAAGCAAGTTTTATCACAAGGATTTGTGTTAGATGATAAGGGACACAAGATGTCTAAGTCATTAGGTAACGTAATTTCACCTAATGATGTAATCAAGCAAATGGGTGCAGAAATTATTCGTTTGTGGGTAGCCGGAGCAGATACTACTTCTGACGTCGCTGTTTCTCAAGATATCTTACGTCAGTCTGCTGAAAGCTACCGTAAGATTAGAAATACTATGCGTTTTATGCTTGCTAATACTACTGACTTTGATCCTAAGCAAAATTCAATTGCTTACCCAGACATGTCTGGTGTTGATCAGTATATGGAGATCAAGTTGAATCGCTTGATTGAAGAAGCTATTGAAGCATACAATAAGTTTGATTTTAATAGTGTTTATAAGAAAGTATTTAGCTTTATTTCAAATGACTTATCTGCCTTTTACTTAGATTTTGCTAAGGATGTTCTTTACATCGATCCAGAAGATAGCGAAACTCGTCGCTCAATGCAAACTGTGATCTATGACGTTTTAGTTAAGTTAACTAAGTTGATGACGCCAATCTTGCCACATACGATGGAAGAAGTTTGGGGCTATTTAAAGGAACCAGAAGACTACGTTCAACTTGCTAATATGCCAGAAGTAGAGCATTTTGCTAATGAAGATGAAGTTCTAGCAGACTGGAATGACTTTATGAAGGTTCGTTCTGACGTTTTAAAGGCTCTTGAAGAAGCACGTAGCGCTAAGGTAATTGGTAAATCATTTGAAGCACACGTTACTCTTTACCCAACTGAAGAAACTAGAAAACTTCTTGATAAATTAAATGCAAATGTAAGACAAATTTTAATCGTTTCTGATTTAACAGTTAGTGATGATCAAGCACCTGAAAATGCAGAAAAATTATCAACTGCTTCAGTTGTGGTAGAACATGCAGCTGGTGAAGTTTGTCCAAGATGTCGTCGTACTACAACTGATGTTGGTAGTGACTCACGCTTCCCAGAATTATGTGCGCGTTGTGCAGCTATTGTAGCCGAAAACTTTCCTGAAGCAGAAAAAGAAGGTTTAGAGAAATAA
- a CDS encoding DivIVA domain-containing protein codes for MTLTPMDIHNKEFATKLRGYDSKQVDSFLDRIVDAYGDALDQIVDLKNENVELKKRVDKYDKVKDSINESLISAQENAEEIKKKTNIEAQEIIKKANQDADDILKKAQDDGDKKRAELQSQYDTLNHDYDLLKGKVEDFREAIQGMLKDQVKELSDSDWQYYLDKYYGRSRLYPADGSQPVEDESIPDGPMDNEVAPQENVASANPEVDNNAVNEVNSVQEKEDKPGVLTGDSPVKESMHATEENTQRRNGPVIIFPDDLKNN; via the coding sequence ATGACATTAACGCCAATGGATATCCATAATAAGGAGTTTGCAACTAAACTTCGTGGATATGATTCCAAGCAGGTAGATAGTTTTTTAGATCGAATTGTTGATGCATATGGAGATGCACTTGATCAAATTGTTGATTTAAAAAATGAAAATGTTGAATTAAAAAAACGTGTTGATAAATATGACAAAGTAAAAGATTCGATCAATGAATCTTTAATTTCTGCACAAGAAAATGCTGAAGAAATTAAAAAGAAGACAAATATCGAAGCTCAAGAAATTATCAAAAAAGCTAATCAAGACGCAGATGATATTCTTAAGAAGGCTCAAGATGACGGTGATAAAAAGAGAGCTGAACTTCAGAGCCAATATGATACTTTGAATCATGATTATGATTTACTGAAGGGAAAAGTTGAAGACTTCAGAGAAGCCATTCAAGGAATGTTAAAGGATCAAGTTAAAGAATTAAGTGATTCAGATTGGCAATACTATTTAGATAAATATTATGGTCGTTCACGTTTGTACCCAGCAGATGGATCGCAACCAGTTGAAGATGAGTCAATTCCTGATGGCCCAATGGATAACGAAGTAGCACCACAAGAAAATGTTGCATCAGCTAATCCAGAGGTTGACAATAATGCGGTAAATGAAGTAAACTCTGTTCAAGAAAAGGAAGATAAACCAGGTGTCTTGACTGGAGATAGTCCAGTTAAGGAAAGTATGCATGCTACAGAAGAAAATACTCAGCGGCGTAATGGTCCTGTAATTATTTTCCCTGATGATTTAAAAAATAACTAA
- a CDS encoding RNA-binding protein: MEKRQASSFYQHFDESERPTVDYFVGLFNQFLFKNEPILTDFLNPREQYIFREIVGGYAQLYSFGGFSNAEKKRLLLCDWGQAYEPSMFKVTLLEIDYPQKWSELTHSQILGVLTHLGIELDTFGDIINDENGKWQFFVKTELKDYFIEQVTRVGRTKVKLHDLPLSKVLAQEDDSKELSVITISLRLDAVVSAVTNLSRSQVKKIIADGEVKLNWHLVAQSNIIVSVQDMFSIRHYGRYEIINLATTKKGKKRLEIKAWQAKKR; encoded by the coding sequence ATGGAAAAAAGACAAGCTAGTAGTTTTTATCAACATTTTGATGAAAGTGAAAGACCGACGGTAGATTATTTCGTCGGTCTTTTTAATCAATTTTTATTTAAAAATGAGCCGATTTTAACTGATTTCTTAAATCCTAGGGAACAATATATTTTTAGAGAAATTGTTGGTGGCTATGCACAATTGTATAGTTTTGGTGGCTTTTCAAATGCTGAAAAAAAGAGGTTGCTTCTATGTGATTGGGGTCAAGCATATGAGCCGTCGATGTTTAAAGTTACGCTTTTGGAAATTGATTATCCGCAAAAATGGTCTGAACTTACACATAGTCAAATTTTGGGAGTTTTAACCCATCTAGGCATTGAATTAGATACTTTTGGGGATATTATCAATGATGAGAATGGAAAGTGGCAGTTTTTTGTTAAAACAGAATTGAAGGATTATTTCATTGAACAAGTTACTCGTGTTGGCAGAACAAAAGTAAAATTACATGACCTTCCACTTTCAAAAGTTTTAGCGCAAGAAGATGATAGTAAAGAATTGAGTGTAATTACCATTTCTTTACGTTTAGATGCAGTGGTTAGCGCTGTTACCAATTTAAGTAGAAGCCAGGTTAAGAAAATTATTGCAGATGGTGAAGTGAAATTAAATTGGCATCTTGTAGCTCAATCTAATATAATTGTTTCTGTACAGGATATGTTTAGTATTCGCCATTATGGTAGATATGAGATTATTAATCTTGCCACTACGAAGAAAGGTAAGAAACGACTTGAAATAAAGGCATGGCAGGCAAAGAAAAGGTGA
- a CDS encoding YggT family protein, producing the protein MIFSIVGWILRIISDLLNIYSFLIVIYTLLTWIPRLLVTKVGRVLGKIVEPYLEIFERFIPPIAGISFAPVVALLVIYFVNNYVLYWIANIIRYVLIR; encoded by the coding sequence ATGATATTTTCAATTGTAGGCTGGATATTACGTATCATTTCCGATTTATTGAATATCTATAGCTTTCTGATTGTAATTTATACTTTACTAACTTGGATTCCAAGGTTACTTGTAACTAAAGTTGGACGAGTACTAGGAAAAATCGTTGAGCCTTATTTGGAGATATTTGAACGTTTTATCCCTCCAATAGCTGGGATTTCTTTTGCTCCAGTGGTAGCTTTATTAGTAATTTATTTTGTAAATAATTATGTTCTTTATTGGATAGCAAATATAATTAGGTACGTTCTTATTAGATAA
- a CDS encoding cell division protein SepF — MAFDKLGRFFGIAEDDEMNEAPYTEAEQQEEEVPQAQKNERRANVVSINSGVGATSKIVLYEPRVYSDAKEVAQNLLNNKAVIINFARMDDEQARRIVDFITGTVYALNGEIQRVGDKIFLATPPKFETDGKIAELVEKKDKMD; from the coding sequence ATGGCTTTTGATAAATTAGGCAGATTTTTTGGCATTGCTGAAGATGATGAAATGAATGAAGCACCATATACTGAAGCAGAACAACAAGAGGAAGAAGTTCCTCAAGCTCAAAAAAATGAGAGAAGAGCTAACGTTGTTTCTATCAATTCAGGCGTAGGTGCTACTAGCAAGATTGTATTGTACGAACCACGTGTATATTCCGATGCAAAAGAAGTAGCTCAAAATCTTCTAAATAACAAGGCTGTTATTATTAATTTTGCTCGTATGGATGATGAACAAGCACGTAGAATAGTTGATTTTATTACTGGTACTGTTTATGCTCTAAACGGTGAAATTCAGCGCGTAGGCGATAAGATCTTTTTGGCAACTCCACCTAAATTTGAAACTGATGGCAAAATTGCTGAATTAGTTGAAAAGAAAGACAAAATGGATTAA
- the ftsZ gene encoding cell division protein FtsZ, which yields MDFTFDSDDNKNAVIKVIGVGGAGGNAVNRMIDEGVQGVSFIAANTDVQALNSNKAENKIQLGPKLTRGLGAGSHPEVGQKAAEESQQTIEDSLKGADMIFITAGMGGGTGTGAAPVIAKIARETGALTVGVVTRPFTFEGPKRSKNAAEGIAQLKQYVDTLVIIANNRLLEMVDKKTPMMDAFKEADNVLRQGVQGISDLITSTDYVNLDFADVKTVMENQGAALMGIGRASGENRTVEATKLAISSPLLEVSIDGAKQVLLNITGGPDLTLFEAQDASDIVSKAAGDGVNIIFGTSINANLGDEVVVTVIATGIDSKAEEEASKQPMRRPSRPTRQEVVNPEPVKKEETETTPSPMEASEVKVENTVSKETSTPVTHEVNAEKKESQDTLLDPTSVWKQDRKENKRPQPVENEEKDDDEFDSFSSDDSKISQIETSADDESDNDIPFFKHRRQD from the coding sequence ATGGATTTTACTTTCGATTCTGATGACAACAAAAACGCAGTCATTAAAGTAATCGGTGTCGGTGGTGCCGGTGGTAATGCCGTTAACCGAATGATTGATGAGGGAGTACAAGGTGTTTCTTTTATTGCTGCAAATACTGATGTACAAGCTCTTAATAGCAATAAAGCAGAAAACAAGATTCAACTTGGACCTAAACTTACTCGTGGTTTAGGTGCGGGCTCTCATCCAGAGGTTGGTCAAAAGGCTGCCGAAGAGAGTCAACAGACAATTGAAGACTCACTTAAGGGTGCTGATATGATCTTTATTACCGCTGGTATGGGTGGTGGTACTGGTACTGGTGCTGCTCCAGTAATTGCTAAGATTGCACGTGAAACTGGTGCTTTAACTGTTGGAGTAGTTACTCGTCCATTCACTTTCGAAGGACCAAAGCGTTCAAAAAATGCGGCGGAAGGAATTGCTCAATTAAAGCAATATGTCGATACTTTAGTTATCATTGCTAATAATCGTTTATTAGAAATGGTCGATAAGAAGACGCCTATGATGGATGCCTTTAAAGAAGCTGATAATGTTCTTCGTCAAGGTGTTCAAGGTATCTCTGATTTGATTACTTCAACTGACTATGTGAACCTTGACTTTGCTGACGTTAAGACTGTTATGGAAAATCAAGGTGCAGCCTTAATGGGAATTGGGCGTGCTAGTGGTGAAAATAGAACTGTTGAAGCTACAAAGCTCGCTATTTCTTCTCCACTATTGGAAGTTTCAATTGATGGCGCTAAGCAAGTATTGCTTAACATTACTGGTGGACCAGATTTAACTTTGTTTGAAGCCCAAGATGCTTCTGATATTGTTTCAAAAGCTGCTGGTGATGGAGTAAACATTATTTTTGGTACATCAATTAATGCAAACTTGGGTGATGAAGTTGTAGTTACAGTAATTGCTACTGGAATTGACTCAAAAGCAGAAGAAGAGGCTTCAAAGCAACCGATGCGTCGCCCTTCACGTCCAACCCGTCAAGAAGTGGTAAATCCAGAACCTGTAAAAAAGGAAGAAACTGAAACAACACCTTCACCGATGGAAGCTTCAGAAGTTAAAGTTGAAAACACAGTTTCAAAAGAAACTTCCACTCCTGTTACTCATGAAGTAAATGCAGAAAAGAAAGAATCTCAAGATACTTTACTTGACCCCACAAGCGTTTGGAAGCAAGATAGAAAAGAGAATAAGCGTCCACAACCTGTAGAAAATGAAGAAAAAGATGACGATGAGTTCGATTCATTTAGTTCAGACGATTCAAAGATTTCTCAAATTGAAACTAGTGCAGATGATGAATCAGACAATGATATTCCATTCTTCAAGCATCGTCGTCAGGATTAA
- the ftsA gene encoding cell division protein FtsA: MDKTDLLVGLDIGTTSVKAVVADTASNEMQIIGAANGPTKGMRHGKIVDIDQTAESISAVLKKVAQKTNSKIYRVVTGIPVGLLQLENAVGLINIEENGREVTDNDVKRVLVTAIDTALKDGREAIAFLPNKFLIDGKTDVDDPRKMIAHSLEVHGILLTAPSADLHNIRKAIERAGYQNNFFVPTPLAIASVALDEGERTFGTIILDLGGGSTTATVIHENKIKYATIDLEGGIDITNDISVVLNTSKKEAEKIKLQFGYADPSLTSSDNQFPVNVVGENSPKMIDEEYLSEIINARLDQTFSRIGKGLKSHDAFNLPGGVVITGGSSALQGIDDIVKDDFGVKARIFQPDQMGLRNPMYAAGYGVVNYAYSLADIDYLVNSVIYGNQVATPVSNQSSSPENMKFFKRRLTPSEMEQKEDYNKTSATSTVSASEENDDNKNNKKGIKEFFKKFFD, encoded by the coding sequence TTGGATAAAACTGATTTACTTGTAGGCTTGGATATAGGAACAACAAGCGTAAAAGCAGTTGTCGCAGACACTGCATCAAATGAAATGCAAATTATTGGTGCCGCAAATGGACCTACTAAAGGAATGCGGCATGGAAAAATAGTTGATATTGATCAAACTGCTGAAAGTATCAGTGCTGTTTTAAAGAAAGTAGCGCAAAAGACAAATTCTAAAATTTATCGTGTAGTAACTGGAATACCGGTAGGTCTACTACAATTAGAGAATGCAGTCGGATTAATTAATATAGAAGAAAACGGCAGAGAAGTTACAGATAATGATGTAAAACGCGTTTTAGTAACTGCGATCGATACTGCTTTAAAAGATGGTAGAGAAGCAATTGCCTTTTTACCTAATAAATTTTTAATTGATGGAAAGACTGATGTGGACGATCCAAGAAAAATGATCGCGCATTCTCTCGAAGTTCATGGCATATTATTAACTGCACCTAGTGCAGACCTGCACAATATTCGCAAAGCCATTGAAAGAGCTGGGTATCAAAACAATTTCTTTGTCCCTACACCATTAGCAATTGCAAGTGTGGCTCTTGATGAAGGCGAGAGAACATTTGGAACAATTATTCTTGATTTAGGCGGAGGTTCAACGACAGCCACTGTAATTCACGAAAACAAGATTAAATATGCGACAATTGATTTAGAAGGTGGAATTGATATCACTAATGATATTTCGGTTGTTTTGAATACATCCAAAAAAGAAGCTGAAAAGATCAAATTACAATTTGGCTATGCTGATCCAAGTCTAACTTCTAGCGACAATCAATTTCCTGTCAATGTGGTAGGTGAAAACTCTCCTAAAATGATTGATGAGGAGTATTTGAGTGAAATAATTAATGCCCGTCTTGATCAAACCTTTAGTCGAATTGGAAAAGGACTAAAATCTCATGACGCATTTAATTTGCCGGGTGGTGTTGTGATTACGGGCGGAAGTAGTGCGCTCCAAGGCATTGACGACATTGTAAAAGATGATTTTGGTGTTAAAGCTCGAATTTTCCAACCTGATCAAATGGGATTACGGAATCCAATGTATGCAGCAGGCTATGGAGTAGTAAATTATGCTTATAGCCTGGCAGATATTGACTATTTGGTTAACAGTGTTATTTATGGAAATCAGGTTGCTACGCCTGTTTCTAACCAATCTTCGTCTCCAGAAAATATGAAATTTTTCAAAAGACGTCTAACTCCTAGTGAAATGGAGCAGAAAGAAGATTATAATAAGACTAGTGCTACATCAACGGTCTCTGCGTCTGAAGAGAATGATGATAATAAGAATAATAAAAAAGGAATCAAAGAATTCTTTAAGAAATTTTTTGATTAA